AAAATTTGGTTTTTGCGAGAATTTCTGGCAGAAAAAGGGTGGGCGGATTAGTTGGTTATGTTGATAGAAAAAACGTAATAAGCAATCAATTTAGCGGCACAGTTTTGAATAACAACAGAAATTCGCGTAATTTGTTCGGAGGTATTGGAAGAGCGCGCGTGGTAGCCGGCAATCTTTTTATGTGATTTTTGAAATTTAAAGGAGCTTCTTTTGAAAAAAACGGTGTTTTGGGGATTATTTTTACTGATATTGGTACCAATTTTAATTTTTGCCCGTCCGCGTGAGTTTATTCGCGAGTACACTTATATTGCGAGTGAGCAGGACAGTAGAGTTTCGGCGCGCGCCAACGCTACCGACCAAATGCGCGCGCTTTTGTTGCAGGAAATCGGTCAAGTGGTTATTGCAGAACAAAGATTGCATACGGAATCGCGCCATAACGAGTTTATTTACGATAATTTTTCAGAAAGAATTACCGCTATCGCCGCCGGTATGGTAAGAATGGAAATATTGAACGAGACCTGGGACGGACATCGTTTTTTTATCCGCGCAAAAATGGAGGTCAATCCTTCCGAAGTATCTCAAAGGGCGAACGAAGTATTGCTAAACACGACGGAAATGCGAGCTTTGGAAAATAAAAACCGAGAAATTATGCGGCAAGTCGAAAATCTTAACCGAGAAATTTCGGGCTTGAGAAACAGAGCGCAGAGAAATGAAAATTTTTTGTTTGCCGAAATTAACGAGTACAGAGCGCAAAACACTGAATATTTAGGACAAATCAATCAATTAAGGCGGACAAATTCCGAACTTGCGGCTAGGCATAACCGAGAAATAGCGCAAAGAGACAGTATAATAAATTTGCTGAATTTGCAATTAGCGCAGTTGCAGGGCGCGCAAACTCAAGCGCCGCCGCAAAGACCTGTTATTGTCGAACGAATTGTCGAAAGAGAAGTTCGCGTTCCTGTGCAAACTGCGCCTGTCTCACCGCCGCAAGACGAAATTGTGATTAGCACAACGCCGTCGGGCGCGCTGGTTTTTGTGAACGACGAATTTGTAGGAAGAACGCCTTACACTCACAGAAATGCGCCGCACGCAAGATTGTCGATAAGAGTGAGAGCAACGGGATTTGAGCCGCATATTTGGGATATAAACTACACAGGCGGAAGAAGAGTTTTGGATAAAACATTTGCCGCGCAAACTCCGCCTCCACCACCCGCGCCCGAAGCGCCCCGACCTGCTCCTCAGCCCGTTCGCGAGGGAATTTCAACAATAACGCGGCAAGACGTGGTATCGGGCGAATCGCTTATGATTATAGATACGAGAGGCGTGGGAAATCACTATATAAATGTGTCTATCAACAGAATTTTTGCAACTCGAATGCAACCGAATGCAATGCAAAATTTTGTTCTGAGAAACGGGCAACATACAATAGTTTTGTCTTACATTTCAAGAGACGGCGCAAGGTGGAGAACTTTAGATGAAAGAACGTTTAACATTTCGGTTTCTCCCGAAACTACAAGAATTTTAGAAGTCAGCGCAAATCAAAACAGAATTCAAAACGTAGAAACAAAAAATCCGCCCGGGCAACAATTCGTACAAGGAAATATCATTCGAGTGAGATAGGGCGTATCGCTACGCCCCAAATAAATAACAAACCCTCACACATTCCTGTGAGAATGGCTCTGCTCAAAAGCATTTTTTATACACGTTGAAAATTCTTCGGTGGTAATTCCTAATTCGGAGATTGAATTTTTCAGCACTTCGGGGTTATCGCTTTCGTAAGCCGATACTGTTTTCAGGATAAGTCCGAGAATGCCTTCGTGGCGTAAAACCGCGCTGTTTATCTCTTCGTCGAAATTAAATTCTTTCAGAATTTCTTCTATCGCTACGCCAAAAAGCGTGTCCATCAAACTTACAAGCCCTACAAGAAATGCTTTTTCTGTTGAATTTTTGCTTTTTGGGCAGAGTTTTGCTATGTTTTCCATTGCGGAGGCTCGCATAATTACGTGCTCGAAAATCGGAGAATCGGTTTTCATTCCGCCGCTTTCGCGCTGAGCGTAGAGTAAAAGCATAAGCCATCTTTCCAGATTTTTTATTCCGTACATTGCAATAGCGTGCGAGAGCGAAGATATAGGATTTCTTAAACCGAACGCCGATGAATTTATAAGTTTGAGCAAGTTAAGCGAAAGTTCGGGGGACTGCTTAAATTCGGCTTCTATTTCTTTGGTCGGCTTTTCGCTTCGGACTTTGTCGAGCAAACTCATTGTCGTAATTGTTGTTGTTGATATTTTTTGGGTCTGCAATACCTGAGGTTTGGCGAAAAAATAACCCTGAAAATAATCGTAGCCGTATTTTTTGCATTCGTTAAAGCATTCCGCGGTTTCTACTTTTTCGGCAAGGGCGATTTTTCCGTTCTTTTTTATATACTGTGCCGCTTTTTGCCAAAATTCTCTCGGCGTTAACATTAAATCAACTTTTATTATGTCTATCAAGTCGATTACTTTGTTTGCTCTATCTACGTTTTCCTTGTCCCAGACAAAATCGTCCAAAGCAATTATGAAATTCTGCTCTTTCAGTTTTTTCACTGCGGCAACTACGACGTCGTCAAGTTCTACGTCCTCTAAAATTTCCAGAACAAAAACATCTCTGTCCAATATTTGTACGACGTCGTCCAAAAGAATATCGCGATTACAGTTAAAAAACGCCTTGTTGTTTCCGATGATATTTTTGACGCCAATCTGCGTTGAATTGTGCAAAACCTGCGCGGTAGCCGAAGTTGCGTCAACAATGTTGGCGCTGCCTTGGGGGTCGCAACTGCGAAACAGTAATTCATACGCCCACAGTTCGCCTTTCCCGTTAAGAATTGGTTGTCTTGCTACATAAGTGCTCTCAATCATATTTTACCTCCCTTTTACCTCGCAAAAAATTTTTACTATTTCCAAATTCCACTAATTTCTGTTTCACGCAAACTCTCGTCAATATCCCCAAGCATATTCAAATGTCCCATTTTACGTCCGATTTTACCCTCCGCTTTGCCGTAAAGGTGCAGTTTTCCTCTTTTCAGAAGCGGCATATACGGCGCAAGATTATCTAATTGCTCCATATTCAGATGGTCGCCCAAAATATTTACCATTACAACGGGCGTATGCAAATGAGTATCGCCCAAAGGCAGACCGCAGACAGCTCTTATGTGCTGTTCAAATTGCCCTGTTTCGCACGCGTCCATCGAATAATGCCCCGAATTGTGAGGGCGCGGCGCAATTTCGTTGATGTATATTTTATCGTTTACGACAAACATTTCTATCGCGAGTATGCCGATAGCGTTAAGCTCGTTCGCTATTTTGTGCGCGTGGTTCAGGGCAAGCGCTTCGAGTTCGGGCGATATGCGCGCAGGAACAATAGTTTTGTGCAAAATGTTATTTTTGTGCTCGTTTTCGGCAACGGGAAGAACGGACGTTTCACCCTGAGTGCTTCGTGCGACCATTACCGATATTTCTTTGGAAAAAGGCATAAATTCTTCCAAAATGCACTCGTATTTTTCGGCTATTGCTATTGCTTTGGGAAGGTCGGCTTCGGATTTGAGCACCGCCTGCCCTTTTCCGTCGTAGCCGCCCATAGTAGTTTTAAGCACGCTCGGATAAAAAACGTTTTTTTCCAAGTCCTCAACGCCGTTTATAAGAATAAATTTCGGCACGGGAATGCCCATATTGCTTATTGCGGTTTTTTCTCTGAAACGATGCTGGCTGATTTTCAGCACCTCGCTTCCTTGCGGAAGATATGCGTGTTTTTCGAGGTAGGCGAGAGCGTCGTAGCTTATGTTTTCAAATTCATAAGTAATAACGTCGCTGATTTCGGCAAGTTTTTTTATCGCTTCCATGTCGTCGTAGTTTGCCGTTATTTCGACGTCGGCGACTTGCGCGCAGGGGCAATTTGGGGTCGGGTCAAGCACTGCTACATAATATCCCATCGCTTTTGCCGCAAGACACATCATTCTGCCTAATTGTCCGCCGCCGATAATTCCTATGGTTTTGTAAGGCATAA
This is a stretch of genomic DNA from Chitinivibrionia bacterium. It encodes these proteins:
- a CDS encoding HDOD domain-containing protein, translated to MIESTYVARQPILNGKGELWAYELLFRSCDPQGSANIVDATSATAQVLHNSTQIGVKNIIGNNKAFFNCNRDILLDDVVQILDRDVFVLEILEDVELDDVVVAAVKKLKEQNFIIALDDFVWDKENVDRANKVIDLIDIIKVDLMLTPREFWQKAAQYIKKNGKIALAEKVETAECFNECKKYGYDYFQGYFFAKPQVLQTQKISTTTITTMSLLDKVRSEKPTKEIEAEFKQSPELSLNLLKLINSSAFGLRNPISSLSHAIAMYGIKNLERWLMLLLYAQRESGGMKTDSPIFEHVIMRASAMENIAKLCPKSKNSTEKAFLVGLVSLMDTLFGVAIEEILKEFNFDEEINSAVLRHEGILGLILKTVSAYESDNPEVLKNSISELGITTEEFSTCIKNAFEQSHSHRNV
- the purK gene encoding 5-(carboxyamino)imidazole ribonucleotide synthase, yielding MKNKIIMPYKTIGIIGGGQLGRMMCLAAKAMGYYVAVLDPTPNCPCAQVADVEITANYDDMEAIKKLAEISDVITYEFENISYDALAYLEKHAYLPQGSEVLKISQHRFREKTAISNMGIPVPKFILINGVEDLEKNVFYPSVLKTTMGGYDGKGQAVLKSEADLPKAIAIAEKYECILEEFMPFSKEISVMVARSTQGETSVLPVAENEHKNNILHKTIVPARISPELEALALNHAHKIANELNAIGILAIEMFVVNDKIYINEIAPRPHNSGHYSMDACETGQFEQHIRAVCGLPLGDTHLHTPVVMVNILGDHLNMEQLDNLAPYMPLLKRGKLHLYGKAEGKIGRKMGHLNMLGDIDESLRETEISGIWK
- a CDS encoding PEGA domain-containing protein, translated to MKKTVFWGLFLLILVPILIFARPREFIREYTYIASEQDSRVSARANATDQMRALLLQEIGQVVIAEQRLHTESRHNEFIYDNFSERITAIAAGMVRMEILNETWDGHRFFIRAKMEVNPSEVSQRANEVLLNTTEMRALENKNREIMRQVENLNREISGLRNRAQRNENFLFAEINEYRAQNTEYLGQINQLRRTNSELAARHNREIAQRDSIINLLNLQLAQLQGAQTQAPPQRPVIVERIVEREVRVPVQTAPVSPPQDEIVISTTPSGALVFVNDEFVGRTPYTHRNAPHARLSIRVRATGFEPHIWDINYTGGRRVLDKTFAAQTPPPPPAPEAPRPAPQPVREGISTITRQDVVSGESLMIIDTRGVGNHYINVSINRIFATRMQPNAMQNFVLRNGQHTIVLSYISRDGARWRTLDERTFNISVSPETTRILEVSANQNRIQNVETKNPPGQQFVQGNIIRVR